Proteins from a genomic interval of Desulfovibrio sp. Huiquan2017:
- a CDS encoding DUF1499 domain-containing protein has translation MKQPLVTFLLVVSLAALFACSTKIPNLGMTDGRFAVCPDNVDCVSSQATDAKNKINPIKASGDPNKVMVDLGNAVESVFGGKVLLTEGNYLRAEFKSSVLRTMDDAEFYYDPQAGLIQVHALSRGEFLDFTGSRDRIEEVRTIFSGMQ, from the coding sequence ATGAAACAGCCACTTGTGACCTTCCTGCTCGTCGTCTCCCTGGCAGCCCTTTTCGCCTGCTCCACCAAGATCCCGAACCTGGGCATGACCGATGGCCGGTTCGCTGTCTGCCCGGACAACGTGGATTGCGTTTCCTCGCAGGCCACCGACGCCAAGAACAAAATCAACCCGATCAAAGCCTCAGGGGATCCTAACAAGGTAATGGTCGATTTGGGCAACGCCGTGGAATCCGTGTTTGGCGGCAAGGTGCTCCTGACCGAGGGCAACTACCTGCGCGCCGAATTCAAGAGCAGCGTATTGCGCACCATGGACGATGCGGAATTCTACTACGATCCACAGGCGGGGCTGATCCAGGTTCACGCCCTGTCTCGAGGCGAATTCCTGGATTTCACGGGCAGCCGCGACCGCATCGAGGAGGTGCGGACGATTTTTTCCGGCATGCAGTAG